The following proteins are co-located in the Cydia pomonella isolate Wapato2018A chromosome 19, ilCydPomo1, whole genome shotgun sequence genome:
- the LOC133528545 gene encoding pre-mRNA-processing factor 39 translates to MDDDASPDLQKCLSDGPLDADDGPMDTDEGPLINENSNGLSHLLTEGEFNSVDAVGVDESSTSNPGFLNAVEFSAGSVGDYLVNNTDGFNTELNSFDVGDNAVTFAGDSLNHVLSDGDSHLSDGYKAVSDTDGDLLGTPAKMDMDNEISEIISNDIAEDTLDKTDEDNAIHEIESSNDAGITLDADEGTANVEAVKTVNETSTDQEPVLPLEEIEQVIPSNETAEVEAEKQEPQVTPAKTAAEVEAEKQEAQETTEVAPQAETEQLKTEETKTEKNSEKKEVNDVEMAAEKTIPEVSRGAEETEVVSEDELPAVQKPSVKDAENVSDDELPGPKPAELPADTEVVSEDELPEKKESKESRKRKTDDDKDGYDPGSPTSESESSSKKQAVVKNGESKPVPSEKRPSVDEKPKKKALPELDKYWKVVNDDPTDFTGWTYLLQYVDQESEVEAAREAYDAFLSHYPYCYGYWRKYADYEKRKGSKKKCLEVLERGLKAIPLSVDLWIHYLNHIKATRTEDHAYIKAQYERAIEACGLEFRSDRLWESYIKWEAENGSALNVTNIYDRLLATPTLGYTSHFDNFQEHVMSEPVTGVISRSELVRLRGDVRDAVREAGGAAPQLDLPPGEDEPIDHIASDEEAQAIKERIIAARRKVHKTTGEQVAARWTFEEGIKRPYFHVKPLERCQLKNWKAYLEWEKQHGSLKRALVLHERCLIACALYDEFWMRLIKFLEERIETNPELVAVEREVLERACTVHHLDKPELHLHWAHFEEAHGNAAKAAEILDRIEKTCPTLVQIQYRRVNLERRRGDYDKCSQLYETYIAAAKNKAIASALSIKYARFLHHVRQQPAAARKALDDAVARDPLNQRLHMQRLDLALHTPGTPYEELEELVSSYEKQEGAELETSAALAWRRRELAEELGGAGAARAAGTHARALAKHLRKRARKDKHDVPPPPNASTDTKKKEAAASAPTTTASSAYYQPPAATSASYEQSYAPPYQPPWGYQQPPGPYQHHPHPHPHPWPQYPNYY, encoded by the exons atggatGATGATGCCAGCCCCGATTTGCAG AAGTGTTTATCGGATGGACCTCTAGATGCGGATGATGGTCCTATGGACACTGATGAGGGCCCGTTGATTAACGAAAATTCTAATGGCTTATCGCATTTGTTGACCGAGGGGGAGTTCAACAGTGTGGACGCCGTAGGGGTAGACGAGTCGTCCACGTCCAACCCGGGCTTTCTGAACGCTGTCGAGTTTTCTGCAGGGAGTGTTGGAGACTATTTGGTAAACAATACTGACGGATTCAACACCGAACTGAATTCGTTCGATGTCGGCGACAATGCCGTAACGTTCGCGGGAGACTCTTTGAACCATGTGTTATCGGATGGAGACTCGCATCTGAGTGACGGGTACAAAGCAGTTTCAGATACAGATGGTGATTTATTAGGTACTCCAGCAAAAATGGACATGGATAATGAAATCAGTGaaataatatcaaatgacattgcTGAAGACACATTAGATAAAACTGATGAAGACAATGCAATTCATGAGATAGAGTCATCAAATGATGCTGGAATCACTCTAGATGCAGATGAAGGAACTGCTAATGTGGAAGCGGTTAAAACTGTTAATGAAACTTCTACTGATCAAGAACCTGTCCTGCCACTGGAAGAAATTGAGCag GTCATACCGTCAAACGAAACAGCTGAAGTTGAAGCAGAGAAACAGGAACCACAG GTTACACCAGCAAAAACAGCAGCTGAAGTTGAGGCAGAGAAACAGGAAGCACag GAGACTACAGAAGTAGCACCTCAGGCCGAAACCGAACAACTGAAAACAGAG gaaacaaaaactgaaaaaaattctgAGAAAAAAGAAGTAAATGATGTTGAAATGGCAGCTGAGAAAACTATTCCAGAG GTTAGCAGAGGTGCAGAAGAGACTGAAGTGGTCTCAGAAGATGAGCTCCCAGCCGTTCAGAAGCCAAGTGTTAAGGATGCTGAAAATGTCTCTGATGATGAACTTCCTGGACCCAAGCCTGCTGAACTTCCTGCTGATACTGAG GTTGTGTCAGAGGATGAGCTGCCAGAAAAGAAAGAGTCAAAAGAGTCTCGAAAGCGCAAAACTGACGACGACAAGGACGGATATGATCCTGGGTCCCCTACTTCTGAGAGCGAGTCATCCAGCAAGAAGCAAGCCGTTGTTAAG aatgGTGAAAGCAAGCCAGTGCCTTCCGAGAAGCGGCCGTCAGTGGACGAGAAGCCAAAGAAGAAAGCTCTCCCGGAGCTCGACAAATATTGGAAGGTTGTCAATGACGACCCCACTGACTTCACTGGCTGGACATATCTGCTGCAGTATGTTGATCAAGAG AGCGAAGTTGAGGCCGCACGAGAGGCCTACGACGCCTTCTTGTCGCACTATCCCTACTGCTACGGCTACTGGCGAAAATACGCCGATTACGAAAAACGCAAAGGAAGTAAAAAGAAGTGTCTCGAG GTATTGGAAAGGGGGCTGAAAGCTATCCCACTGTCGGTTGATCTTTGGATACACTACCTCAATCACATTAAAGCCACTAGAACCGAAGATCACGCATACATCAAGGCGCAGTATGAGAGAGCTATAG AGGCGTGCGGTTTGGAGTTCCGCTCGGACCGCCTGTGGGAGTCGTACATCAAGTGGGAGGCCGAGAACGGGTCCGCGCTCAACGTGACCAATATATACGACCGTTTGCTGGCCACGCCCACTCTCGGTTACACCTCGCACTTTGACAA TTTCCAAGAGCACGTGATGTCGGAGCCGGTGACGGGCGTGATCTCGCGCTCAGAGCTAGTGCGGCTGCGCGGCGACGTGCGCGACGCCGTGCGCGaggccggcggcgcggcgccgcagCTCGACCTGCCGCCCGGCGAGGACGAGCCCATAGACCACATC gcttCAGACGAGGAGGCTCAAGCCATCAAGGAGCGCATCATCGCGGCGCGCCGCAAGGTGCACAAGACCACGGGCGAGCAGGTGGCCGCGAGGTGGACCTTCGAGGAGGGC ATTAAGCGGCCCTACTTCCACGTGAAGCCCCTCGAGCGTTGCCAGCTGAAGAACTGGAAGGCGTACCTAGAATGGGAGAAGCAGCACGGCTCCCTGAAGCGCGCCCTGGTGCTGCACGAGCGCTGCCTCATCGCCTGCGCGCTTTACGATGAGTTCTGGATGCGG CTGATAAAGTTCCTAGAAGAGCGAATAGAAACCAACCCGGAACTGGTGGCTGTGGAACGCGAAGTCCTCGAGCGAGCGTGCACCGTCCACCACCTCGACAAGCCGGAGCTGCACCTGCACTGGGCGCACTTCGAGGAGGCCCACGGCAACGCCGCCAAGGCCGCCGAGATCCTCGACCGGATAGAGAAGACCTGCCCCACGCTGGTGCAGATACAGTACAG ACGCGTCAACCTTGAACGTCGTCGTGGGGATTACGACAAATGTTCGCAGCTATATGAGACCTATATCGCCGCGGCAAAGAATAAG GCTATCGCCTCAGCGCTATCCATTAAATACGCGCGGTTCCTACACCACGTGCGGCAGCAGCCGGCTGCAGCGCGCAAGGCGCTGGACGACGCAGTGGCGCGCGACCCGCTCAACCAGCGCCTGCACATGCAGCGGCTCGACCTCGCGCTGCACACTCCCGGCACGCCCTACGAGGAGCTCGAAG AGCTGGTATCGTCATACGAGAAGCAGGAGGGCGCGGAGCTGGAGACGAGCGCGGCGCTGGCGTGGCGGCGGCGCGAGCTGGCCGAGGAGctgggcggcgcgggcgcggcgcgcgcggccggcACGCACGCGCGCGCGCTCGCCAAGCATCTGCGCAAGCGCGCGCGCAAGGACAAGCACGACGTGCCGCCGCCGCCCAA CGCCAGCACAGACACGAAGAAAAAGGAAGCGGCCGCTAGTGCGCCGACGACGACGGCCAGCTCCGCCTACTACCAGCCGCCCGCCGCCACCAGCGCGTCCTACGAGCAGAGCTACGCGCCGCCCTACCAGCCGCCCTGGGGCTACCAGCAGCCGCCCGGGCCCTACCAGCACCACCCGCACCCGCACCCGCACCCCTGGCCGCAGTACCCCAACTACTACTAG
- the LOC133528544 gene encoding large ribosomal subunit protein bL9m yields MLGIRSFLNNIINAQTVLTQQTRTTFVLKRKWPPPLHKKNGKPTKLRGRHFVYDLVEDKNIIKQPDMKVILNQYVEGIGNVGDVLTLRPNEAYRDYLMPGLAVYFNPKNMEQYKVDENKPKTEETFSSPYVHRTMSCLSRLVLQITMNKQESWTLEPWHVKASFRKAGFVVPEHAITMPPGKISGPDMSLQEKEFFVTVTINKKETVNVRCRIHHWATGLDRLPWVEYHWKKPLEPLFPAQAEVLQSMPLPE; encoded by the exons ATGTTAGGAATACGTTCTTTTCTAAACAACATAATTAATGCACAGACTGTGCTGACACAGCAAACAAGA ACAACATTTGTATTGAAGAGGAAATGGCCACCACCATTGCACAAGAAAAATGGCAAACCGACAAAGCTGAGAGGCCGTCACTTCGTGTACGATTTGGTTGAAgacaaaaatatcataaaacagCCTGATATGAAAGTTATTTTGAATCAGTACGTCGAAG GTATTGGTAACGTTGGTGATGTACTTACCTTAAGACCAAATGAGGCCTACAGAGATTATTTGATGCCAGGCCTAGCGGTGTATTTTAATCCCAAGAACATGGAGCAATacaaagttgatgaaaacaaaccTAAAACTGAAGAAACTTTCAGTTCTCCTTATGTGCATAGG ACTATGAGCTGTCTTTCCCGGCTGGTTCTACAAATCACAATGAACAAACAAGAATCTTGGACTCTAGAGCCATGGCATGTAAAGGCGTCATTTAGGAAGGCAGGTTTTGTGGTCCCAGAACATGCCATCACAATGCCTCCAGGCAAAATTAGTGGGCCTGACATGTCACTACAAGAAAAGGAATTTTTTGTGACTGTTACA ATTAATAAAAAAGAGACAGTCAATGTGCGGTGCAGAATTCACCACTGGGCTACAGGGCTGGACAGACTTCCATGGGTAGAGTACCATTGGAAGAAACCTTTGGAACCACTCTTCCCTGCGCAAGCTGAAGTGCTGCAAAGCATGCCTCTTCCGGAATAA
- the LOC133528543 gene encoding uncharacterized protein LOC133528543 isoform X3, whose product MVEKKHRIKADQINVLRKQYDAFLEEDKKRKERNEHILDKLDNMRLSNTVARYKSNVYLDQRVTFNCIGEAPINTYPHPQTNQPAMVNPLRKIRETATPIDLGVLTKPMDETCILNEISKKYILIPKLSSVTGENYIPRAIKQDNNNDGDWKSKYSILDKLKQNEKEETTSFSVLKGNGKSFLDDIPTKEHKYRFDDEENSPKDEIAEKDMAAKYTTDPLACQDENGTITKITNDTKKEKTMRQSEVAPNLDTHSTALKTDTDSGGQLQQSNIGTADFGVPTPQYTYPIQEVSEVQLASHETGGRNIDPIYNDKHENEDNEKLSPVVNDIRHVEEIDPIKPEAQKTKSDHSNTDDSEKLQYPIDIINVQDFTPAEGIKLVDGVNINPDGHAVQQTYLAPSDQNAALAAEHAYQPKVDQPQGDVQYGFQPTGSSEEVYLPGATQPPGGDHYVSDPTASGEQAYLPGDQQPLSGDQHVSEPVALATEQQEHITENTEQHQQGAYDQTGEYKSEIQAFEDEQNQMFYSEQANYQDYNQDPNAVGDGYSAETNYDPSLLYGGVQQEAAYPAEINEHEETSQRYDPSYEEQYASKDAEQLYAEQQYSDQQYTEPQYSDQQYTEQGQYSEQPYAEQQYGEHQQYDGQQYGDQQQYAEQQQYTDQPQGEPVIATLQEYDQAYTLQEQTMEHIEQQLDNEELNVPSQDAVGDIVDESIMYAQNEGEVPAPEQYVVNQNPEPISPKL is encoded by the coding sequence TCCAATGTCTATCTAGACCAGAGAGTAACTTTTAACTGCATTGGGGAAGCGCCGATTAACACATATCCTCATCCACAAACAAATCAGCCAGCTATGGTAAATCCTCTGAGGAAGATTAGAGAAACAGCGACACCTATAGATTTAGGTGTTCTTACCAAGCCCATGGACGAGACATGCATCCTCAACGAAattagcaaaaaatatatactgatTCCTAAGTTAAGCTCCGTTACTGGCGAAAATTACATTCCTAGAGCAATTAAACAGGATAACAATAACGATGGAGATTGGAAAAGTAAATATAGCATTTTAGATAAACTCAAACAGAATGAAAAAGAGGAGACGACTAGCTTTTCTGTTTTAAAAGGCAACGGTAAAAGTTTCTTAGATGACATCCCAACCAAAGAGCATAAATATAGGTTTGATGATGAAGAAAATTCCCCAAAAGATGAAATCGCAGAAAAGGATATGGCTGCTAAATATACTACAGACCCTCTGGCTTGTCAAGATGAGAACGGAACGATAACTAAAATTACTAACGATACTAAGAAGGAAAAGACCATGAGACAGTCTGAGGTAGCTCCGAATTTAGACACTCATTCCACTGCATTAAAAACTGACACAGATAGTGGAGGACAATTACAGCAGTCAAACATAGGTACAGCAGATTTTGGGGTACCGACTCCGCAATACACTTATCCAATACAAGAAGTTAGTGAAGTTCAGTTAGCTTCGCATGAAACCGGGGGTCGAAATATTGATCCAATATACAACGATAAACATGAAAATGAAGATAACGAAAAACTGTCTCCCGTTGTAAACGATATCAGACATGTAGAAGAAATTGATCCTATTAAACCTGAAgcacaaaaaacaaaaagtgaTCATTCGAACACAGATGATTCTGAAAAACTGCAATATCCAATTGACATTATAAATGTTCAGGACTTTACGCCAGCAGAAGGCATAAAATTGGTAGATGGAGTGAATATTAATCCAGATGGTCACGCCGTACAGCAGACATATTTGGCACCTAGTGACCAGAACGCAGCTCTAGCAGCGGAACATGCATATCAGCCAAAGGTCGACCAACCACAAGGCGATGTTCAGTACGGGTTCCAACCAACAGGCTCTTCTGAGGAAGTATATCTACCTGGAGCTACTCAGCCACCTGGTGGAGACCATTATGTTTCTGACCCAACAGCATCTGGTGAGCAAGCATATCTACCAGGGGATCAGCAGCCGCTAAGTGGTGATCAGCATGTCTCTGAACCAGTTGCACTTGCCACAGAACAGCAAGAGCATATTACAGAGAATACAGAACAGCACCAACAAGGTGCTTACGATCAAACTGGGGAGTATAAATCAGAAATCCAAGCATTTGAAGATGAGCAGAACCAAATGTTTTATTCAGAACAGGCAAATTACCAAGATTACAATCAAGATCCAAATGCTGTGGGTGATGGTTACAGTGCTGAGACAAATTACGATCCCTCACTCTTGTATGGAGGTGTACAGCAAGAGGCAGCATATCCTGCGGAAATAAACGAACATGAAGAAACTTCACAACGGTATGATCCTAGTTACGAGGAGCAGTATGCGTCTAAGGATGCAGAGCAACTGTATGCTGAACAACAATATAGCGATCAGCAATACACTGAACCACAATATAGCGATCAGCAATATACTGAACAAGGACAATATAGTGAACAACCTTATGCTGAACAACAATATGGTGAACATCAGCAATATGATGGACAACAATATGGTGATCAACAACAATATGCTGAACAGCAACAGTATACTGATCAACCACAAGGCGAACCTGTGATAGCAACACTTCAAGAATATGATCAAGCATACACATTACAAGAACAGACCATGGAGCACATTGAACAACAACTCGATAATGAGGAACTTAATGTTCCAAGTCAAGATGCTGTGGGTGATATTGTGGACGAATCCATTATGTACGCTCAGAATGAGGGGGAAGTGCCTGCTCCTGAACAATATGTTGTAAACCAGAACCCAGAACCGATCTCTCctaaactataa
- the LOC133528543 gene encoding uncharacterized protein LOC133528543 isoform X2: protein MPPGLFNCAKRNKILRYLLKTTKCRATIKADQINVLRKQYDAFLEEDKKRKERNEHILDKLDNMRLSNTVARYKSNVYLDQRVTFNCIGEAPINTYPHPQTNQPAMVNPLRKIRETATPIDLGVLTKPMDETCILNEISKKYILIPKLSSVTGENYIPRAIKQDNNNDGDWKSKYSILDKLKQNEKEETTSFSVLKGNGKSFLDDIPTKEHKYRFDDEENSPKDEIAEKDMAAKYTTDPLACQDENGTITKITNDTKKEKTMRQSEVAPNLDTHSTALKTDTDSGGQLQQSNIGTADFGVPTPQYTYPIQEVSEVQLASHETGGRNIDPIYNDKHENEDNEKLSPVVNDIRHVEEIDPIKPEAQKTKSDHSNTDDSEKLQYPIDIINVQDFTPAEGIKLVDGVNINPDGHAVQQTYLAPSDQNAALAAEHAYQPKVDQPQGDVQYGFQPTGSSEEVYLPGATQPPGGDHYVSDPTASGEQAYLPGDQQPLSGDQHVSEPVALATEQQEHITENTEQHQQGAYDQTGEYKSEIQAFEDEQNQMFYSEQANYQDYNQDPNAVGDGYSAETNYDPSLLYGGVQQEAAYPAEINEHEETSQRYDPSYEEQYASKDAEQLYAEQQYSDQQYTEPQYSDQQYTEQGQYSEQPYAEQQYGEHQQYDGQQYGDQQQYAEQQQYTDQPQGEPVIATLQEYDQAYTLQEQTMEHIEQQLDNEELNVPSQDAVGDIVDESIMYAQNEGEVPAPEQYVVNQNPEPISPKL, encoded by the coding sequence TCCAATGTCTATCTAGACCAGAGAGTAACTTTTAACTGCATTGGGGAAGCGCCGATTAACACATATCCTCATCCACAAACAAATCAGCCAGCTATGGTAAATCCTCTGAGGAAGATTAGAGAAACAGCGACACCTATAGATTTAGGTGTTCTTACCAAGCCCATGGACGAGACATGCATCCTCAACGAAattagcaaaaaatatatactgatTCCTAAGTTAAGCTCCGTTACTGGCGAAAATTACATTCCTAGAGCAATTAAACAGGATAACAATAACGATGGAGATTGGAAAAGTAAATATAGCATTTTAGATAAACTCAAACAGAATGAAAAAGAGGAGACGACTAGCTTTTCTGTTTTAAAAGGCAACGGTAAAAGTTTCTTAGATGACATCCCAACCAAAGAGCATAAATATAGGTTTGATGATGAAGAAAATTCCCCAAAAGATGAAATCGCAGAAAAGGATATGGCTGCTAAATATACTACAGACCCTCTGGCTTGTCAAGATGAGAACGGAACGATAACTAAAATTACTAACGATACTAAGAAGGAAAAGACCATGAGACAGTCTGAGGTAGCTCCGAATTTAGACACTCATTCCACTGCATTAAAAACTGACACAGATAGTGGAGGACAATTACAGCAGTCAAACATAGGTACAGCAGATTTTGGGGTACCGACTCCGCAATACACTTATCCAATACAAGAAGTTAGTGAAGTTCAGTTAGCTTCGCATGAAACCGGGGGTCGAAATATTGATCCAATATACAACGATAAACATGAAAATGAAGATAACGAAAAACTGTCTCCCGTTGTAAACGATATCAGACATGTAGAAGAAATTGATCCTATTAAACCTGAAgcacaaaaaacaaaaagtgaTCATTCGAACACAGATGATTCTGAAAAACTGCAATATCCAATTGACATTATAAATGTTCAGGACTTTACGCCAGCAGAAGGCATAAAATTGGTAGATGGAGTGAATATTAATCCAGATGGTCACGCCGTACAGCAGACATATTTGGCACCTAGTGACCAGAACGCAGCTCTAGCAGCGGAACATGCATATCAGCCAAAGGTCGACCAACCACAAGGCGATGTTCAGTACGGGTTCCAACCAACAGGCTCTTCTGAGGAAGTATATCTACCTGGAGCTACTCAGCCACCTGGTGGAGACCATTATGTTTCTGACCCAACAGCATCTGGTGAGCAAGCATATCTACCAGGGGATCAGCAGCCGCTAAGTGGTGATCAGCATGTCTCTGAACCAGTTGCACTTGCCACAGAACAGCAAGAGCATATTACAGAGAATACAGAACAGCACCAACAAGGTGCTTACGATCAAACTGGGGAGTATAAATCAGAAATCCAAGCATTTGAAGATGAGCAGAACCAAATGTTTTATTCAGAACAGGCAAATTACCAAGATTACAATCAAGATCCAAATGCTGTGGGTGATGGTTACAGTGCTGAGACAAATTACGATCCCTCACTCTTGTATGGAGGTGTACAGCAAGAGGCAGCATATCCTGCGGAAATAAACGAACATGAAGAAACTTCACAACGGTATGATCCTAGTTACGAGGAGCAGTATGCGTCTAAGGATGCAGAGCAACTGTATGCTGAACAACAATATAGCGATCAGCAATACACTGAACCACAATATAGCGATCAGCAATATACTGAACAAGGACAATATAGTGAACAACCTTATGCTGAACAACAATATGGTGAACATCAGCAATATGATGGACAACAATATGGTGATCAACAACAATATGCTGAACAGCAACAGTATACTGATCAACCACAAGGCGAACCTGTGATAGCAACACTTCAAGAATATGATCAAGCATACACATTACAAGAACAGACCATGGAGCACATTGAACAACAACTCGATAATGAGGAACTTAATGTTCCAAGTCAAGATGCTGTGGGTGATATTGTGGACGAATCCATTATGTACGCTCAGAATGAGGGGGAAGTGCCTGCTCCTGAACAATATGTTGTAAACCAGAACCCAGAACCGATCTCTCctaaactataa